The following are encoded together in the Citrus sinensis cultivar Valencia sweet orange chromosome 1, DVS_A1.0, whole genome shotgun sequence genome:
- the LOC102618185 gene encoding phytochrome B isoform X2, producing the protein MASNSQHQQQHRRSQSAAQSSGTSNIRAHHNATESMTVSKAIAQYTVDARLHAVFEQSGESGKSFDYSQSVRTTSHSVPEQQISAYLSKIQRGGHIQPFGCTIAVDEATFRVIAYSENAGEMLGLAPQSVPNLEKQEILTIGTDVRTLFTSSSSVLLEKAFGAREITLLNPIWIHSKNTGKPFYAILHRVDVGIVIDLEPARTEDPALSIAGAVQSQKLAVRAISQLQSLPGGDIKLLCDTVVESVRQLTGYDRVMVYRFHEDEHGEVVAESKRPDLEPYFGLHYPATDIPQASRFLFKQNRVRMIVDCHATPLCVIQDEGLMQPLCLVGSTLRAPHGCHAQYMANMGSIASLALAVIINGNDEEAVGGRSTTRLWGLVVCHHTSARCIPFPLRYACEFLMQAFGLQLNMELQLASQLSEKHVLRTQTLLCDMLLRDSPAGIVTQSPSIMDLVKCDGAALYYQGKYYPLGVTPTETQIKDIVEWLLTYHGDSTGLSTDSLADAGYPKAATLGDAVCGMAVAYITKRDFLFWFRSHTAKEIKWGGAKHHPEDKDDGQRMHPRSSFKAFLEVVKSRSLPWDNAEMDAIHSLQLILRDSFRDAEASNSKAVVNAQLVDLELQGVDELSSVAREMVRLIETATAPIFAVDVHGRVNGWNAKVAELTGLSVEEAMGKSLVHDLVYKEYEEIVDNLLHHALKGEEDKNVEIKLRTFGAENRKKAVFVVVNACSSKDYTNNIVGVCFVGQDVTDQKLVMDKFIHIQGDYKAIVHSPNPLIPPIFASDENTCCSEWNTAMEKLTGWSRGDIIGKMLVGEVFGSCCRLKGPDALTKFMIALHNAFGGQDTEKFPFPLFDRNGKYVQALLTANKRVNMEGQIVGAFCFLQIASPELQQALTVQRQQEKKCFARLKELAYICQEIKNPLSGVSFTNSLLEATDLTEDQKQLLETSAACEKQMLKIIKDVDLESIEDGSLEFEKAEFLLGSVINAVVSQVMMLLRERNLQLIRDIPEEIKTLAVYGDQARIQQVLADFLLNMVRYSPSAEGWVEIHVRPTLKQSSEGQTIVHNEFRFAQRVSLTRLFPLEMHKIRTFLGLNVRCLILHIVLKM; encoded by the exons ATGGCTTCGAATTCACAGCACCAGCAGCAGCATCGTAGAAGTCAATCAGCAGCACAATCTTCAGGCACAAGCAACATAAGAGCCCACCACAACGCCACAGAATCAATGACGGTAAGCAAAGCCATTGCTCAGTACACAGTGGATGCTCGGCTTCACGCTGTGTTTGAACAGTCGGGCGAGTCCGGTAAGTCGTTTGATTACTCACAGTCAGTTAGAACGACGAGTCATTCAGTTCCTGAGCAGCAAATTAGTGCTTACTTGTCGAAAATTCAAAGGGGTGGCCATATTCAGCCCTTTGGTTGTACTATAGCTGTTGATGAAGCCACTTTTCGAGTCATTGCTTACAGTGAAAACGCGGGCGAAATGTTAGGATTAGCTCCACAATCTGTGCCTAATCTTGAGAAGCAAGAGATTTTAACAATTGGGACCGACGTACGCACGCTTTTCACTTCATCAAGTTCAGTTCTGCTTGAAAAAGCCTTTGGCGCTAGGGAAATTACTTTGTTAAACCCAATTTGGATTCATTCGAAGAACACGGGTAAACCCTTTTACGCGATTTTGCATAGGGTCGATGTAGGGATAGTTATTGATTTAGAGCCTGCAAGGACAGAGGATCCTGCTCTGTCTATTGCTGGAGCTGTGCAGTCACAGAAATTGGCTGTGCGCGCGATTTCTCAATTGCAATCGCTTCCTGGTGGGgatattaaattgttgtgtgatACTGTTGTTGAGAGTGTGAGACAGCTTACCGGGTACGACAGGGTTATGGTGTATAGGTTTCATGAGGATGAACATGGTGAGGTTGTGGCTGAGAGTAAAAGGCCTGATTTGGAGCCTTATTTTGGATTACATTATCCGGCTACTGATATTCCGCAGGCTTCACGGTTTTTATTCAAGCAGAATAGGGTTAGGATGATTGTTGATTGTCACGCCACTCCACTTTGTGTCATTCAGGATGAAGGGCTTATGCAACCTTTGTGTTTAGTAGGTTCAACACTTAGGGCTCCGCATGGTTGTCACGCTCAGTATATGGCTAATATGGGGTCGATTGCTTCATTGGCTTTGGCTGTTATTATTAATGGAAACGATGAGGAAGCTGTTGGTGGGAGGAGCACTACGAGGCTTTGGGGGTTGGTTGTTTGCCATCACACTTCTGCACGGTGCATTCCATTTCCACTTCGTTATGCCTGTGAGTTCCTAATGCAAGCTTTTGGACTCCAACTGAACATGGAATTGCAATTAGCTTCACAGTTGTCTGAGAAGCATGTTCTGAGGACCCAGACTCTTTTGTGTGATATGCTTCTTCGTGACTCTCCTGCTGGAATTGTTACTCAGAGCCCTAGTATTATGGACCTTGTGAAGTGTGATGGGGCAGCACTGTACTACCAAGGAAAATATTACCCACTTGGTGTAACCCCAACTGAAACCCAGATAAAGGATATAGTGGAATGGCTGCTGACTTACCATGGAGACTCAACTGGTTTAAGCACAGACAGTTTGGCTGATGCTGGGTACCCTAAGGCAGCCACACTTGGTGATGCAGTTTGTGGAATGGCTGTTGCCTACATCACTAAAAGGGATTTTCTATTCTGGTTCCGGTCCCACACAGCAAAGGAGATCAAATGGGGTGGTGCAAAACATCACCCAGAGGACAAGGATGATGGGCAAAGGATGCATCCACGTTCTTCATTCAAGGCATTTCTGGAAGTGGTGAAGAGCCGCAGTTTGCCATGGGATAATGCAGAAATGGATGCAATTCATTCTTTGCAGCTGATTCTGCGAGACTCATTTAGGGACGCTGAAGCAAGCAATTCTAAGGCTGTTGTAAATGCCCAGCTTGTAGATCTAGAGTTGCAAGGGGTGGATGAGCTCAGTTCAGTTGCCAGGGAAATGGTAAGATTAATAGAGACTGCAACTGCCCCCATATTTGCTGTTGATGTTCATGGCCGTGTCAATGGGTGGAATGCAAAAGTTGCAGAGTTGACTGGGCTGTCAGTTGAGGAAGCTATGGGGAAGTCCTTGGTTCATGATCTTGTTTATAAGGAATATGAAGAAATCGTTGACAATCTTCTTCATCATGCTTTAAAAG GTGAGGAAGACAAGAATGTAGAGATAAAATTGAGGACATTTGGTGCAGAAAATCGTAAGAAGGCGGTCTTTGTGGTGGTCAATGCTTGCTCCAGCAAGGATTAcacaaataatattgttgGAGTTTGCTTTGTGGGTCAGGATGTTACCGATCAGAAATTGGTGATGGACAAATTTATTCACATACAAGGTGATTACAAGGCCATTGTTCACAGTCCCAATCCTTTGATCCCTCCCATATTTGCTTCAGATGAAAACACTTGTTGCTCGGAGTGGAACACTGCCATGGAGAAGCTCACTGGGTGGAGTCGAGGAGATATTATTGGGAAGATGTTAGTTGGGGAGGTTTTCGGAAGTTGCTGTCGTCTCAAGGGTCCTGATGCTTTGACAAAATTTATGATTGCCTTGCACAATGCATTTGGAGGGCAGGACACGGAGAAGTTTCCTTTTCCCTTGTTTGACCGGAATGGAAAATATGTGCAAGCACTTTTGACTGCCAACAAAAGGGTAAATATGGAAGGGCAGATTGTAGGAGCTTTCTGCTTCTTGCAAATTGCTAGTCCAGAGTTGCAGCAAGCTCTTACAGTTCAGAGGCAACAGGAAAAGAAGTGCTTTGCTAGGTTGAAAGAGTTGGCTTACATTTGCCAGGAAATAAAGAATCCATTGAGTGGTGTGAGCTTTACTAACTCACTCTTGGAGGCCACTGACTTGACAGAAGATCAGAAACAGTTACTTGAGACAAGTGCTGCCTGTGAGAAGCAGATGTTGAAGATCATAAAGGATGTGGACCTAGAAAGCATTGAAGATGG TTCATTGGAGTTTGAGAAGGCTGAATTTTTACTCGGGAGTGTCATAAATGCTGTTGTTAGCCAAGTGATGATGTTGCTGAGGGAAAGAAATCTTCAGTTGATTCGAGATATCCCAGAGGAAATCAAGACACTAGCTGTTTATGGTGATCAGGCAAGAATTCAGCAGGTCTTGGCTGACTTTTTGTTGAATATGGTACGTTATTCACCATCAGCAGAGGGTTGGGTAGAGATCCATGTTCGTCCAACATTGAAGCAAAGTTCTGAGGGACAAACCATTGTACATAATGAATTCAGGTTT GCTCAAAGAGTATCACTGACTAGATTATTCCCACTTGAGATGCACAAAATCAGGACCTTTCTCGGACTTAACGTCAGGTGCCTAATCCTCCATATAGTTTTGAAGATGTAA
- the LOC102618185 gene encoding phytochrome B isoform X1: MASNSQHQQQHRRSQSAAQSSGTSNIRAHHNATESMTVSKAIAQYTVDARLHAVFEQSGESGKSFDYSQSVRTTSHSVPEQQISAYLSKIQRGGHIQPFGCTIAVDEATFRVIAYSENAGEMLGLAPQSVPNLEKQEILTIGTDVRTLFTSSSSVLLEKAFGAREITLLNPIWIHSKNTGKPFYAILHRVDVGIVIDLEPARTEDPALSIAGAVQSQKLAVRAISQLQSLPGGDIKLLCDTVVESVRQLTGYDRVMVYRFHEDEHGEVVAESKRPDLEPYFGLHYPATDIPQASRFLFKQNRVRMIVDCHATPLCVIQDEGLMQPLCLVGSTLRAPHGCHAQYMANMGSIASLALAVIINGNDEEAVGGRSTTRLWGLVVCHHTSARCIPFPLRYACEFLMQAFGLQLNMELQLASQLSEKHVLRTQTLLCDMLLRDSPAGIVTQSPSIMDLVKCDGAALYYQGKYYPLGVTPTETQIKDIVEWLLTYHGDSTGLSTDSLADAGYPKAATLGDAVCGMAVAYITKRDFLFWFRSHTAKEIKWGGAKHHPEDKDDGQRMHPRSSFKAFLEVVKSRSLPWDNAEMDAIHSLQLILRDSFRDAEASNSKAVVNAQLVDLELQGVDELSSVAREMVRLIETATAPIFAVDVHGRVNGWNAKVAELTGLSVEEAMGKSLVHDLVYKEYEEIVDNLLHHALKGEEDKNVEIKLRTFGAENRKKAVFVVVNACSSKDYTNNIVGVCFVGQDVTDQKLVMDKFIHIQGDYKAIVHSPNPLIPPIFASDENTCCSEWNTAMEKLTGWSRGDIIGKMLVGEVFGSCCRLKGPDALTKFMIALHNAFGGQDTEKFPFPLFDRNGKYVQALLTANKRVNMEGQIVGAFCFLQIASPELQQALTVQRQQEKKCFARLKELAYICQEIKNPLSGVSFTNSLLEATDLTEDQKQLLETSAACEKQMLKIIKDVDLESIEDGSLEFEKAEFLLGSVINAVVSQVMMLLRERNLQLIRDIPEEIKTLAVYGDQARIQQVLADFLLNMVRYSPSAEGWVEIHVRPTLKQSSEGQTIVHNEFRMVCPGEGLPPELVQDMFHSSRWMTQEGLGLSMCRKILKLMNGEVQYIRESERCYFLIIFELPMPRRGSKSITD; this comes from the exons ATGGCTTCGAATTCACAGCACCAGCAGCAGCATCGTAGAAGTCAATCAGCAGCACAATCTTCAGGCACAAGCAACATAAGAGCCCACCACAACGCCACAGAATCAATGACGGTAAGCAAAGCCATTGCTCAGTACACAGTGGATGCTCGGCTTCACGCTGTGTTTGAACAGTCGGGCGAGTCCGGTAAGTCGTTTGATTACTCACAGTCAGTTAGAACGACGAGTCATTCAGTTCCTGAGCAGCAAATTAGTGCTTACTTGTCGAAAATTCAAAGGGGTGGCCATATTCAGCCCTTTGGTTGTACTATAGCTGTTGATGAAGCCACTTTTCGAGTCATTGCTTACAGTGAAAACGCGGGCGAAATGTTAGGATTAGCTCCACAATCTGTGCCTAATCTTGAGAAGCAAGAGATTTTAACAATTGGGACCGACGTACGCACGCTTTTCACTTCATCAAGTTCAGTTCTGCTTGAAAAAGCCTTTGGCGCTAGGGAAATTACTTTGTTAAACCCAATTTGGATTCATTCGAAGAACACGGGTAAACCCTTTTACGCGATTTTGCATAGGGTCGATGTAGGGATAGTTATTGATTTAGAGCCTGCAAGGACAGAGGATCCTGCTCTGTCTATTGCTGGAGCTGTGCAGTCACAGAAATTGGCTGTGCGCGCGATTTCTCAATTGCAATCGCTTCCTGGTGGGgatattaaattgttgtgtgatACTGTTGTTGAGAGTGTGAGACAGCTTACCGGGTACGACAGGGTTATGGTGTATAGGTTTCATGAGGATGAACATGGTGAGGTTGTGGCTGAGAGTAAAAGGCCTGATTTGGAGCCTTATTTTGGATTACATTATCCGGCTACTGATATTCCGCAGGCTTCACGGTTTTTATTCAAGCAGAATAGGGTTAGGATGATTGTTGATTGTCACGCCACTCCACTTTGTGTCATTCAGGATGAAGGGCTTATGCAACCTTTGTGTTTAGTAGGTTCAACACTTAGGGCTCCGCATGGTTGTCACGCTCAGTATATGGCTAATATGGGGTCGATTGCTTCATTGGCTTTGGCTGTTATTATTAATGGAAACGATGAGGAAGCTGTTGGTGGGAGGAGCACTACGAGGCTTTGGGGGTTGGTTGTTTGCCATCACACTTCTGCACGGTGCATTCCATTTCCACTTCGTTATGCCTGTGAGTTCCTAATGCAAGCTTTTGGACTCCAACTGAACATGGAATTGCAATTAGCTTCACAGTTGTCTGAGAAGCATGTTCTGAGGACCCAGACTCTTTTGTGTGATATGCTTCTTCGTGACTCTCCTGCTGGAATTGTTACTCAGAGCCCTAGTATTATGGACCTTGTGAAGTGTGATGGGGCAGCACTGTACTACCAAGGAAAATATTACCCACTTGGTGTAACCCCAACTGAAACCCAGATAAAGGATATAGTGGAATGGCTGCTGACTTACCATGGAGACTCAACTGGTTTAAGCACAGACAGTTTGGCTGATGCTGGGTACCCTAAGGCAGCCACACTTGGTGATGCAGTTTGTGGAATGGCTGTTGCCTACATCACTAAAAGGGATTTTCTATTCTGGTTCCGGTCCCACACAGCAAAGGAGATCAAATGGGGTGGTGCAAAACATCACCCAGAGGACAAGGATGATGGGCAAAGGATGCATCCACGTTCTTCATTCAAGGCATTTCTGGAAGTGGTGAAGAGCCGCAGTTTGCCATGGGATAATGCAGAAATGGATGCAATTCATTCTTTGCAGCTGATTCTGCGAGACTCATTTAGGGACGCTGAAGCAAGCAATTCTAAGGCTGTTGTAAATGCCCAGCTTGTAGATCTAGAGTTGCAAGGGGTGGATGAGCTCAGTTCAGTTGCCAGGGAAATGGTAAGATTAATAGAGACTGCAACTGCCCCCATATTTGCTGTTGATGTTCATGGCCGTGTCAATGGGTGGAATGCAAAAGTTGCAGAGTTGACTGGGCTGTCAGTTGAGGAAGCTATGGGGAAGTCCTTGGTTCATGATCTTGTTTATAAGGAATATGAAGAAATCGTTGACAATCTTCTTCATCATGCTTTAAAAG GTGAGGAAGACAAGAATGTAGAGATAAAATTGAGGACATTTGGTGCAGAAAATCGTAAGAAGGCGGTCTTTGTGGTGGTCAATGCTTGCTCCAGCAAGGATTAcacaaataatattgttgGAGTTTGCTTTGTGGGTCAGGATGTTACCGATCAGAAATTGGTGATGGACAAATTTATTCACATACAAGGTGATTACAAGGCCATTGTTCACAGTCCCAATCCTTTGATCCCTCCCATATTTGCTTCAGATGAAAACACTTGTTGCTCGGAGTGGAACACTGCCATGGAGAAGCTCACTGGGTGGAGTCGAGGAGATATTATTGGGAAGATGTTAGTTGGGGAGGTTTTCGGAAGTTGCTGTCGTCTCAAGGGTCCTGATGCTTTGACAAAATTTATGATTGCCTTGCACAATGCATTTGGAGGGCAGGACACGGAGAAGTTTCCTTTTCCCTTGTTTGACCGGAATGGAAAATATGTGCAAGCACTTTTGACTGCCAACAAAAGGGTAAATATGGAAGGGCAGATTGTAGGAGCTTTCTGCTTCTTGCAAATTGCTAGTCCAGAGTTGCAGCAAGCTCTTACAGTTCAGAGGCAACAGGAAAAGAAGTGCTTTGCTAGGTTGAAAGAGTTGGCTTACATTTGCCAGGAAATAAAGAATCCATTGAGTGGTGTGAGCTTTACTAACTCACTCTTGGAGGCCACTGACTTGACAGAAGATCAGAAACAGTTACTTGAGACAAGTGCTGCCTGTGAGAAGCAGATGTTGAAGATCATAAAGGATGTGGACCTAGAAAGCATTGAAGATGG TTCATTGGAGTTTGAGAAGGCTGAATTTTTACTCGGGAGTGTCATAAATGCTGTTGTTAGCCAAGTGATGATGTTGCTGAGGGAAAGAAATCTTCAGTTGATTCGAGATATCCCAGAGGAAATCAAGACACTAGCTGTTTATGGTGATCAGGCAAGAATTCAGCAGGTCTTGGCTGACTTTTTGTTGAATATGGTACGTTATTCACCATCAGCAGAGGGTTGGGTAGAGATCCATGTTCGTCCAACATTGAAGCAAAGTTCTGAGGGACAAACCATTGTACATAATGAATTCAG GATGGTATGCCCTGGTGAAGGGCTTCCTCCTGAGCTGGTGCAAGACATGTTCCATAGCAGTCGGTGGATGACACAGGAGGGCTTAGGGCTGAGCATGTGCCGGAAGATTCTGAAGCTAATGAATGGTGAAGTCCAATATATCAGAGAGTCCGAAAGATgctatttcttaattatttttgaactTCCCATGCCTCGGAGAGGCTCAAAGAGTATCACTGACTAG